From Ruminococcus sp. HUN007, a single genomic window includes:
- the rplQ gene encoding 50S ribosomal protein L17, with protein sequence MPGTRKLGRTSDHRKAMLRAMVTYLLENGQIETTVTRAKEVRAVAEKMITLGKTNDLHSKRQVLAYVTKESVVKKLFNDIAPQYAERNGGYTQIIKIGPRRGDAAEMAIIKLV encoded by the coding sequence ATGCCAGGTACAAGAAAGCTGGGTAGAACTTCTGATCATAGAAAAGCTATGCTCAGAGCTATGGTTACATACCTTCTTGAAAACGGCCAGATCGAAACAACAGTTACAAGAGCAAAGGAAGTTCGTGCTGTTGCTGAAAAGATGATAACTCTTGGTAAGACAAATGACCTGCACTCAAAGCGTCAGGTATTAGCTTACGTAACTAAGGAATCAGTTGTTAAGAAGCTTTTCAATGACATTGCACCTCAGTATGCTGAAAGAAACGGTGGTTACACACAGATCATCAAGATCGGTCCACGCCGCGGCGACGCAGCTGAAATGGCTATCATCAAGCTCGTTTAA